The Streptomyces sp. NBC_00286 nucleotide sequence CGGCTCGTCCAGGAGCAGCAGCCGGGGCTCGGTGACCAGGGCCCGGGCGATGGCGAGCTGCTGCCGCTGGCCGCCCGAGAGCAGCCCCGCCCGCCGGTTCGACAGCGTCCGCAGCGCCGGGAACAGGTCCAGTGCCTCGGCGATCGCCGCCTTGCCGCGCTTGCGCCCGTCCGCGACCAGCTGAAGGTTCTCGGCGGTCGTGAGGTGGGGGAATGCCTGCTGGCCCTGCGGTACGTACGCCATGCCGCGCGCCACACGCTCATGCGGTTTGCGGCGCGTGACGTCCTCGCCGTCGAAGCGGACCGCGCCGCTGGACGGGGTGAGCAGTCCGACGGCCGCCCGCAGCAGGGTGCTCTTGCCGGCACCGTTGTGCCCGAGCACGGCGGCCACGCCGTCCTTCGGCACCTCGACCGACACCCCGTGCAGGACGCTGCTGCGGTGGTAGCCGACACGGACGTCGTCGATCTCCAGCATCACGCCTCCTGTACGGCCGCGGGGGCCGCGGTGTCGAGTGCGTCCCCGGCGGCAGCGTGCCCGAGGTACACCTCCTGCACCTTGGGATCCGCCTGCACCTCGGCCACCGTTCCCTCGCTCAGCACCTTGCCCGCGTGCAGCACGCTGACGCTGCGCGCGAAGGACCGCATGAAGTCCATGTCGTGCTCGATGACGACCACGGTCCGCTCCTCGCTGATCCGTTCCAACAGCTCGCCGGTGGCCTGCCGTTCGTCATGGCTCATCCCCGCGACCGGCTCGTCGAGCAGCAGCAGCCGTACGTCCTGCACGAGCAGCATGCCGATCTCCAGCCACTGCTTCTGCCCGTGCGCGAGCGTCCCGGCGGGGCTGTCGGCCAGCTCCGCGAGCCCCACCGTCTCCAGCGCCCGTGCCACGGACTCCGGAACGCCCTTGCGGCGCCGCAGCATCGTCAGCATCCCGCGTCCTGCGCCCGCCGCGATGTCCAGGTTCTGAAGGACGGTCAACTCCTCGAAGACCGTGGCCGTTTGGAACGTACGGCCGATGCCCGACCGGGCGATCTTGTGGACGCTGCGCCCGAGCAGCTCCTCATCCCCGAAGAGCGCCGAACCCTCCGCCTTCACCAGACCGGTGACGGCGTCGACGAGCGTCGTCTTGCCCGCGCCGTTCGGCCCGATGAGGAAGCGCAGATCGCCCGGCTGTACGTCCAGGTCCACGCCGTCGACGGCCTTGAACCCGTCGAAGGAGACCCGCAGTTGCCGTATCCGAAGGCCTGAGAGTTCACTCATGCTGCTTCTCCCACAGGAAGGGCAGGTGACGGTTCCTCACTCGCATGCGACGCCCTGCGCCGCCGTACCATCCCCACCAGCGAGGCCAGACCGCCCGGCAGGAAGGCCAGGGCCACGATGAACAACAGCCCCTGGAAGTACGTCCAGGCCGCCGGGAACTCCTCCGACAACGCCGTCTTGGCCCAGGCGACCCCGATCGCGCCCAGTACCGCGCCGGCCAGGCTCGCCCGGCCGCCGACCGCAGCGCCGATGACGAACTCGATGGACGGCACGATCCCGATCATCGCGGGCGAGATGATGCCGACGGCCGGGACGAACAGAGCGCCCGCCAGTCCCGCCATGCCCGCTGCCACGACGTACGCGACGAGCTTCACGTTCGCCGGGTCGTAGCCGAGGAAGCGCACCCGCTCCTCCGAGTCCCGTACGGCGACGAGGAGTTCGCCGTACCGGCTGTGGATCAGCTGCCGGGCGAGCGCCATCAGGAGCAGCAGGGCGGCGGCGATGACGAAGTACACCATCCGCTGGTTGACGGGGTCGTTGAGGTCGTAGCCGAAGAAGCCCTGGATGTCGGTGAGTCCGTTGGTGCCGCCGGTGGT carries:
- the urtD gene encoding urea ABC transporter ATP-binding protein UrtD, which gives rise to MSELSGLRIRQLRVSFDGFKAVDGVDLDVQPGDLRFLIGPNGAGKTTLVDAVTGLVKAEGSALFGDEELLGRSVHKIARSGIGRTFQTATVFEELTVLQNLDIAAGAGRGMLTMLRRRKGVPESVARALETVGLAELADSPAGTLAHGQKQWLEIGMLLVQDVRLLLLDEPVAGMSHDERQATGELLERISEERTVVVIEHDMDFMRSFARSVSVLHAGKVLSEGTVAEVQADPKVQEVYLGHAAAGDALDTAAPAAVQEA
- the urtC gene encoding urea ABC transporter permease subunit UrtC; protein product: MPLLKGHSARARAGFAAAAVALFGLAPLALSDFRLGLLAKYLCTAMVAVGICLAWGRGGLLTLGQGVFFGLGGYAMAMHLKIADAGPGNLPDFMQLYGTATELPWWWRPFENPVFALAATVLLPMLVAALLGSFIFRRRVKGAYFAILSQALTAAFAIWLIGQQATTGGTNGLTDIQGFFGYDLNDPVNQRMVYFVIAAALLLLMALARQLIHSRYGELLVAVRDSEERVRFLGYDPANVKLVAYVVAAGMAGLAGALFVPAVGIISPAMIGIVPSIEFVIGAAVGGRASLAGAVLGAIGVAWAKTALSEEFPAAWTYFQGLLFIVALAFLPGGLASLVGMVRRRRASHASEEPSPALPVGEAA
- the urtE gene encoding urea ABC transporter ATP-binding subunit UrtE — translated: MLEIDDVRVGYHRSSVLHGVSVEVPKDGVAAVLGHNGAGKSTLLRAAVGLLTPSSGAVRFDGEDVTRRKPHERVARGMAYVPQGQQAFPHLTTAENLQLVADGRKRGKAAIAEALDLFPALRTLSNRRAGLLSGGQRQQLAIARALVTEPRLLLLDEPTEGIQPSVVAEIEETILALAARGGLSVLLVEQHVGFAMRAAQRYFVLEAGRVTSSGAGGKESVAAVREALSV